One window of Syngnathus acus chromosome 16, fSynAcu1.2, whole genome shotgun sequence genomic DNA carries:
- the id4 gene encoding DNA-binding protein inhibitor ID-4 — protein sequence MKAVPPAYPQDSSSYSSSSSSSSSSSSNSSSSSRQHSLHYLTKQSLNAARSRMEEEDRHCLQYDMNDCYSRLKRLVPTIPQDKKVSKVEILQHVIDYILDLQLALETHPSLHKQAPQRTGTCVPLASNPSRTPLTVLNVDYHQRTSIVKKPEDSILCR from the exons ATGAAGGCTGTTCCCCCTGCGTACCCCCAGGACTCTTCGTCttactcttcctcctcctcctcctcctcctcctcctccagcaacagcagcagcagcagtcggCAGCACTCCCTCCACTATCTGACCAAGCAGAGCCTGAACGCCGCTCGGTCCAGGATGGAAGAGGAGGACCGCCACTGTTTGCAGTACGACATGAACGACTGCTACAGCCGACTGAAGCGACTGGTGCCCACCATTCCCCAGGATAAGAAAGTCAGCAAAGTGGAGATCCTCCAGCACGTCATTGACTACATTCTGGACCTGCAATTGGCCCTGGAGACGCACCCTTCTCTCCACAAACAGGCGCCTCAGCGGACCGGAACGTGCGTTCCTCTGGCGTCCAACCCCAGCCGAACACCGCTTACAGTGCTTAACGTTGACTACCACCAG agGACATCAATTGTCAAAAAGCCCGAGGACTCAATTTTATGCCGCTGA